A stretch of DNA from Maridesulfovibrio sp.:
GAAGGGTTTGTAGCCTGCTGGCATGACGGCTGCACCGAAAAGGGTGCCGTAGCCAAACACTTCACGCAGCCCGCCCAGCAGGGTCAGGGAAATGGTGAATCCCATGCCCATGCCCAGACCGTCCGCGGCCGAGAGCAGAACTGTGTTTTTGGATGCGAACGCTTCCGCGCGGCCGAGTATGATGCAGTTTACCACTATGAGCGGCACAAAGATGCCCAATTGCTGATAGAGCGGGTAGGCATAGGCCTGCATGAGCAGTTCCACGGCCACCACAAGGGAGGCCGCGATGACGATGAAGCAGGCGATGCGCACTTTTGCCGGAATGATTTTGCGGAAAACCGAAACCAGTATGTTGGACACGGTGAGCACAAAGATTACGGCCATGCCCATGCCGAATCCGTTGTCCGCAGTTTTGGTAACGGCCAGAGTGGGGCAAAGACCAAGCACCACTTTGAATGGCGGAAGTTCGGCCCATAAGCCTTTGGAGAATTCTTTCCATAACCTGATCATGTTATGACCCCTGTTTCCATGCTGTTTTCAGCTGCGGTTGTATGCTGCCGAAGATGTTTATGGCTTTTTTTACCGCTTCGACCGATGCTGTGGAGGATATGGTCGCGCCTGCGATCGCGTCCACGTTTCCGCCTTTGGACTTCAGTTCAACGCTGAAAGGATGGTTGCGAAACTGGTTGGTAAATCCGTGACCGGCAACTCTTGCCCCGATTCCGGGGGTTTCCTTCATGGTGGTTATGCCGATTCCGGAGAGGTTGTTGCCGTCCATATTGAACCCGACCATGACTCCCACATCGCCTCCGAATCCTTTGGAGGATGTTTCCAGAGCTATGGCGACCAGTCTGCCGTCCTTGATGGCCGGGAAGACGGTTACCTGCTGCTTTGTTCCGGGGATGGTTATCTTTTTGCGGTCCTTTACCGGAGAATTGTCGAATCCGCCCAGAACATGTTCTATGGCCGGTCCCTGTACGTAGGTAAGCACCTGTTCTTCGATGCGGTTGCCGGTGGCATCCTTGAGTCCTGCCAGGGTAACGGCGGAGAGTCCGCAGAAAAAGGTCAGCACAACGATCATTCTGATTGCTTCTTTCATGGCTTACCTCCGCAGATAGATGCTTGTGACCCCGCCGAAAGGTTTGGGACGTATTTTATCAAAGAGCGGGGTGGTGAGGTTGGCCAGCAGGACGGCGAAAGGCACTCCGTCCGGATAGATGCCGTAAGTCCTGATGATTACGACAAGTACACCGGCTGTAAGCCCGTAACAGATCATCGGAATGTGCCCGACCGGCGAAGAGGAGCTGTCCGTGGCCAGAAAAAATGCACCGAAAAGGGTGGACCCGCAGAGAAGGTGATAAACGGGCGAGGCGTACTTCAACGGATCGGCAAGGTGCCAGATTGTGGCGGCAACGGCCACTCCGCAAATAAAGGACAGCGGGATATCCGGGCGGACTGTCCTGCGTGCCA
This window harbors:
- the rnfG gene encoding RnfABCDGE type electron transport complex subunit G; translated protein: MKEAIRMIVVLTFFCGLSAVTLAGLKDATGNRIEEQVLTYVQGPAIEHVLGGFDNSPVKDRKKITIPGTKQQVTVFPAIKDGRLVAIALETSSKGFGGDVGVMVGFNMDGNNLSGIGITTMKETPGIGARVAGHGFTNQFRNHPFSVELKSKGGNVDAIAGATISSTASVEAVKKAINIFGSIQPQLKTAWKQGS
- a CDS encoding electron transport complex subunit E — its product is MIRLWKEFSKGLWAELPPFKVVLGLCPTLAVTKTADNGFGMGMAVIFVLTVSNILVSVFRKIIPAKVRIACFIVIAASLVVAVELLMQAYAYPLYQQLGIFVPLIVVNCIILGRAEAFASKNTVLLSAADGLGMGMGFTISLTLLGGLREVFGYGTLFGAAVMPAGYKPFSFMVEAPGAFVCLGILLALMNVYTSWAAKRKGQQALDNPEHQCRTCGMCSR